From the genome of Bacteroidales bacterium:
TTTTATTCTAAATAATATATGAAGTCTTTTTTAATGATTAGTTTTTAGTCTAAAATTATATGTTGGTACTTTTACGGCAGTTTAATTAAAAAAACTTATGATATCACAAAAAGAATTAAAGAGCTTTCTTAACGAAAAATATGATTTGTATAATCGCCCTTCATTTATAGAATCAGACCCGATACAGATTCCTCACGGTTTTACCGAAAAAGAAGATATTGAAATAATTGCATTCTTATCTGCTCAAATTGCATGGGGAAACAGAAAAATGATTATCCGTAATGCAAATAAAATTGCAGAAATAATGAAAAATAATCCGTATGAATTTTTATTAAACTTAACCGGCAAAGAATTAAAAAATATTAATGATTTTAAACACAGAACATTTCAATTTATTGATTTCAAATATTTTTTGGTTTCGCTTAAAAATATTTATTTAAAGCACGGAGGATTAGAAAAAGTTTTTACAAAAGGATATAAAATTGATAATACAATTTTTTCGTCAATAAAGTATTTCAGAGAAATATTCTTTGAATTACAACATGAAAAAAGAACAGAAAAACATATTGCAAATGTTGAAAAAAAATCTGCTGCAAAGCGAATTAATATGTTTTTAATGTGGATGGTAAGAAATGATAACAGAGGTGTTCATTTCGGTATTTGGAATAAAATTCCTGCATCGGGTTTACAAATTCCGCTTGACGTTCATGTTGGTAATACGGCACGGGCATTAGGTATTTTAAAAAGAAAACAAAACGATTGGAGAGCCGTTGAAGAACTTACGAGGAATTTAAAAAAGTTTGATAAGTCAGACCCTGTTAAATATGATTTTGCTTTATTCGGACTCGGTGTTTTTGAGAAGTTCGGGAAATAAATTTTTTGAATTAGGCATTTAGATAATACTTGTAATTTATTGCTTATCAATAGTTCTTATTTTTCCTTTGCGGTGCTTTGCGTAATCTCTGCGTTCTTTGCGTGAAATAAATCTGATTCAATCATATTTAGAACCCTTGAAATCGCAACAAATTAGATGAAATTTAGGTTCTATACAATTTCTCATTCTATATTACTTAAGTGCCTAATTTAATAAATTTTTTTAACTTAGTTTGCTGAGAACTTTTAATAACAGCTCTTTTTTTCTTACCGAAACCGGAACAACAGATTTGTCTTTCATTATAACTTTTCCTGATTTTCTTTTATCAAAACGTTCTATGTGAAATATGTTAATTAAGTGCGATCTGTGAACTCGTATGAAAATTGTTTCAGGCAATAAATTTTCATATTCTTTTAATGTTTTTGACATTAGTAACTTTTTACTGTTATTTAAAAAAAAACAAGTGTAGTTATTGTCAGATTCGCATCTTATTATATCTTCTAATCCGACAACATGAATGCTCTCAGCGGTGTTGAGTACCAGCTTTATAGACTTGCTGTTTGTTTCTTTAAAATTGTTCAAAAATGTATCTATCTTGATTTTATTTTTTTCGTTTTCCGTTTCGTTTATTGCTTTATTAACAGCACTTATAAATTCATTTGTGTTTATGGGTTTAAGAATATAATCTAACGCACTGAATTTAATTGCTTTTAAAGCATGCTCTTGATGAGCCGTAATAAAAATAACTTTAAAATTGTAGCTTGTAAGTTTGTTTAATAAATCAAAACCGGTTCCGTCGGGCATATCAACATCCAAAAAAATAAACTGAGGTTTAATTCCGGAAATTGTTTCAATACCGGATTTAACATCTTCGGCAACCTCGATGCTGAAATCAGGATAATGTGTTTTTAACAGATTAAAAACAGCATCTCTTGAAATTTTTTCATCATCTACAATTACGGTTTTTATGTGTTTAAAACTCTTCAATATGAGGTATTTTAAAACTAATTTTTGTTCCTTTTTGTTCAGTATTCAGCTTATTTAAATTCAGAACTTCTAAGTTAATGTTTTTTTTGTGTTTCTTTCCGATAATTAAACTAAGTCTTTCTTTTGTAATTTGAATTGCTAATGATTGATGATTAGTTTTATTTGTATGTGTTTTGTTAATTCCTTTACCGTTGTCTTGAATTGATACTGAAATATAATTATTTTCTGAAATAAACGAAATAATCAGTTCAGGACTCTTAATGTCTTTTGTAAAGCCGTGTTCAATGGCATTTTCAACAAAAGGTTGAACTAACATCGGAGGTATTAATGTATTTTCTTTATCAATATTATCGGATATTTCTATTTTATATGTGAATTTATTATTAAATCTCAACATTTGAAAACCTATGTAATATTCAAGTATTTCTATTTCTTTATTTAAACAAATTAAGTTCTTTCTTGAGCTTTCTAAAATC
Proteins encoded in this window:
- a CDS encoding TIGR02757 family protein; the protein is MISQKELKSFLNEKYDLYNRPSFIESDPIQIPHGFTEKEDIEIIAFLSAQIAWGNRKMIIRNANKIAEIMKNNPYEFLLNLTGKELKNINDFKHRTFQFIDFKYFLVSLKNIYLKHGGLEKVFTKGYKIDNTIFSSIKYFREIFFELQHEKRTEKHIANVEKKSAAKRINMFLMWMVRNDNRGVHFGIWNKIPASGLQIPLDVHVGNTARALGILKRKQNDWRAVEELTRNLKKFDKSDPVKYDFALFGLGVFEKFGK
- a CDS encoding LytTR family DNA-binding domain-containing protein → MKSFKHIKTVIVDDEKISRDAVFNLLKTHYPDFSIEVAEDVKSGIETISGIKPQFIFLDVDMPDGTGFDLLNKLTSYNFKVIFITAHQEHALKAIKFSALDYILKPINTNEFISAVNKAINETENEKNKIKIDTFLNNFKETNSKSIKLVLNTAESIHVVGLEDIIRCESDNNYTCFFLNNSKKLLMSKTLKEYENLLPETIFIRVHRSHLINIFHIERFDKRKSGKVIMKDKSVVPVSVRKKELLLKVLSKLS